In one Microbulbifer pacificus genomic region, the following are encoded:
- the drmB gene encoding DUF1998 domain-containing protein has translation MKNELQELRRSAVVTTFGPGSVVDFRAGGGAVSGIAAGLEEWDRSFPPAGMAHPQVIRETRLQKKLGVKGFRTPPVTLERGKDDEPDTRRLVAVRFPNWLQCPGCDVIKPERRWKGDPGKAYRYCPSCTEKSHGGNKVFVIPVRFVMACKQGHVDEFPWDWWVGHTPDCAISKRDNPDRHPGLLLRSEKPGLAGLILSCNKCGARRSMDGVFSKKTWERGPKCRGRRPWLANGDEKCGQEQNAVQRGASNLFFAVTESALSIPPWSDQVQEALGDWWSALVNLDDLSKLEDYIELLAKGDLESVLKELDMTPAELAEVIRARLTSYGQVRTDDLRPAEYRQFVTEPGRSRAHDIDFETRRVAVATEIAPWVSRVVRAVRLREVRALRGFTRINPPGDPDSPEVAALSKEPLDWLPAIEVRGEGIFLALNEERLSLWESRPDVVKRAAECDTRHRADWKDRYGDDARSPEPITARYMLCHTLAHALMRQLTLECGYSSASLQERIYAGTGDDSMAGLLIYTATPDSDGTLGGLERQGKAGRIEGILQRAIEAIEWCSSDPICITDMMGAVNSYSHSVCHACCLAPETSCEVFNSFLDRGLLTGDGTGSGLGFFEDMLRRS, from the coding sequence ATGAAGAATGAACTTCAGGAGCTTCGCCGCAGCGCAGTGGTTACGACATTCGGCCCTGGTTCAGTAGTGGATTTCAGGGCAGGTGGAGGTGCTGTTTCCGGTATCGCGGCAGGGCTTGAGGAATGGGACCGGTCTTTCCCTCCCGCAGGTATGGCCCATCCTCAAGTTATCCGGGAGACACGTCTTCAGAAGAAGCTTGGCGTCAAAGGTTTCAGAACACCTCCGGTCACACTGGAACGTGGAAAGGACGATGAGCCCGACACAAGGCGCCTCGTTGCAGTACGATTCCCGAATTGGCTGCAATGCCCTGGCTGTGATGTCATCAAGCCAGAAAGGCGCTGGAAAGGCGATCCGGGCAAGGCGTATCGCTACTGCCCCTCATGTACCGAGAAATCCCATGGCGGTAACAAAGTTTTCGTGATCCCGGTGCGCTTTGTTATGGCATGTAAGCAAGGCCATGTGGACGAGTTTCCGTGGGATTGGTGGGTGGGGCACACGCCGGATTGCGCTATATCAAAGCGAGATAACCCTGACCGCCATCCCGGCTTGCTCCTTCGTTCAGAGAAGCCAGGCCTTGCCGGTCTGATTCTGAGCTGCAATAAGTGCGGCGCTCGCAGGTCGATGGATGGCGTTTTTTCCAAGAAAACGTGGGAGCGTGGGCCGAAGTGTCGGGGACGTCGCCCTTGGTTGGCCAACGGAGACGAAAAATGTGGACAGGAGCAAAATGCTGTCCAGCGAGGTGCGTCGAACCTCTTTTTTGCCGTCACGGAGTCGGCTCTCAGTATTCCTCCGTGGTCCGACCAGGTTCAGGAGGCGCTCGGGGACTGGTGGAGTGCGCTCGTAAACCTTGACGATCTCTCGAAGCTTGAGGATTACATCGAGCTACTCGCAAAGGGTGATCTCGAGAGTGTTCTAAAGGAGCTCGACATGACCCCTGCCGAACTCGCAGAGGTTATCCGGGCCCGCCTCACGTCGTATGGACAAGTTCGCACCGATGATCTGAGGCCCGCTGAGTACCGCCAGTTCGTTACGGAACCGGGTCGCAGTCGAGCTCACGATATTGATTTCGAAACCCGCCGTGTAGCGGTGGCAACAGAAATCGCTCCCTGGGTGTCTCGCGTGGTTCGTGCGGTCCGATTACGAGAGGTCCGCGCCCTAAGGGGGTTCACGCGGATCAATCCCCCTGGTGACCCGGATTCGCCTGAAGTCGCTGCGCTCTCAAAAGAACCTCTAGACTGGCTCCCCGCAATCGAGGTGCGTGGTGAAGGTATCTTTCTTGCTCTGAATGAGGAACGGCTGTCACTGTGGGAAAGCCGACCAGATGTGGTCAAGCGTGCTGCCGAGTGCGATACACGACATCGGGCCGACTGGAAGGATCGCTACGGTGATGACGCGAGATCACCCGAGCCGATCACGGCACGCTACATGCTTTGCCATACCCTTGCTCACGCGCTCATGCGTCAGCTGACACTGGAATGCGGATACTCGTCTGCGTCCCTGCAGGAGAGAATATATGCTGGAACCGGTGATGACTCGATGGCAGGGCTACTCATTTACACGGCCACGCCGGACTCAGACGGTACACTTGGCGGCCTGGAAAGACAGGGTAAGGCGGGGCGAATTGAGGGCATTCTACAGCGCGCAATCGAAGCGATCGAATGGTGTTCGTCCGACCCGATCTGTATTACGGACATGATGGGAGCTGTCAACAGCTACTCACACTCGGTATGTCACGCTTGCTGCCTTGCGCCGGAAACATCCTGCGAGGTTTTCAACAGCTTTCTCGATCGTGGACTGTTGACTGGCGATGGCACTGGCTCGGGTCTCGGCTTTTTTGAAGACATGCTTAGGAGATCCTGA
- a CDS encoding NERD domain-containing protein: MAVLWPRKLPRSVLEDRRRRAEVRVYNRLAEVLDDSFQVFYSSPWLGTDRLGNEKDGECDFLIAHPDHGILAIEVKGGEISYDPTDDQWRSKDAFGFVHKIKDPVGQARSAKYEILKRLNTSNRWQRRYIHTTHGVIFPSAASPPKDLGSDRPGRIFCCSTQLRNGLRDWIAERMKEGQRPDNCQGLGHDGIAALEDLLAKPFTLSFRIGAAIAEADAEFTALEPAQYQILDTIAEIPRALVRGGAGTGKTVVAVEEAIRSAASGRKTLLTCLSRPLAKNLERTLNNIPNLTVVGFHSLCGRMAHLADIPVPTDPGGQELYESILPNALYEAVESRPSLKWDTIIIDEGQDFRIDWWIAIDACLKSEGRLRVFMDSNQKVYEHAGTGIHDLSVVPVRLSRNLRNTKNIHNSALVHYSGPDITADGPDGLEVAWIEAETEQAKIEAAFRELRRLVFNEEVAPSEIAVLVNSPSARIGFLERSSGTSIPIADAEDMSLEEVVVDTVKRYKGLERPVIILVVSGEEMERRELAYVAFTRARAFLCVVASGNEKKLLADGWI, encoded by the coding sequence ATGGCTGTGCTCTGGCCCAGAAAACTCCCCCGTTCAGTTCTGGAAGATCGGCGGCGCCGGGCAGAGGTGCGCGTATACAATAGGCTCGCCGAAGTCCTTGACGACAGTTTCCAGGTCTTCTATTCGAGCCCATGGCTCGGGACCGACAGACTGGGAAATGAAAAGGATGGCGAGTGCGACTTTTTGATCGCACATCCCGACCATGGGATCCTCGCTATCGAGGTTAAAGGCGGCGAGATCTCATACGACCCAACGGATGATCAGTGGCGAAGCAAGGACGCCTTTGGTTTTGTTCACAAGATTAAAGATCCCGTTGGGCAAGCGAGAAGTGCCAAGTACGAGATCTTGAAGCGCCTCAATACCTCGAACCGGTGGCAACGCCGTTACATCCACACAACACATGGTGTGATATTCCCGAGTGCGGCCTCACCTCCAAAAGATCTCGGTTCCGACCGTCCCGGGCGAATATTTTGTTGCTCCACTCAGTTACGTAACGGACTGCGTGATTGGATCGCGGAGCGCATGAAGGAAGGGCAGAGGCCCGATAACTGTCAGGGCCTCGGGCATGACGGAATTGCCGCGCTCGAGGACCTGCTAGCCAAGCCATTCACCCTGAGTTTTCGGATCGGTGCGGCAATCGCCGAAGCCGATGCTGAGTTTACCGCTCTTGAGCCTGCCCAGTATCAGATTCTTGATACAATTGCCGAGATTCCGCGCGCACTGGTACGCGGTGGAGCGGGGACAGGAAAGACGGTGGTCGCAGTCGAGGAGGCAATCAGATCTGCTGCGAGTGGCCGAAAGACCTTGCTCACCTGTCTCAGCCGACCTTTGGCAAAGAATCTCGAAAGGACGTTGAATAATATTCCAAACCTTACGGTCGTCGGATTTCATTCGCTCTGTGGCCGTATGGCACACTTGGCAGATATTCCGGTACCGACCGATCCGGGCGGACAAGAGCTCTACGAAAGCATTCTTCCGAACGCGCTATACGAAGCAGTGGAATCCCGGCCTTCGCTGAAATGGGACACGATCATTATCGATGAAGGCCAGGACTTTCGAATTGACTGGTGGATCGCAATCGATGCCTGCCTGAAAAGTGAAGGTAGGCTTCGGGTCTTCATGGACAGCAATCAGAAGGTATACGAGCATGCTGGAACCGGAATTCATGATCTGAGCGTTGTACCTGTCCGCCTTTCCCGGAACCTTCGGAACACAAAAAACATTCACAATAGCGCACTGGTGCACTATTCCGGTCCCGACATCACTGCAGATGGCCCTGATGGGCTTGAGGTTGCTTGGATCGAGGCGGAGACCGAGCAGGCTAAAATCGAGGCAGCTTTCAGGGAGCTTCGACGACTCGTGTTCAATGAAGAGGTCGCGCCTAGCGAGATTGCTGTGCTTGTAAACAGCCCGTCCGCGCGGATTGGCTTCCTGGAACGGTCTAGTGGAACCAGTATTCCCATTGCTGATGCAGAAGACATGTCACTCGAAGAAGTCGTAGTGGATACGGTGAAACGCTATAAGGGACTTGAGCGTCCCGTAATTATTCTTGTTGTTTCCGGAGAAGAGATGGAGCGCCGTGAATTGGCTTACGTCGCTTTTACTAGAGCTCGAGCATTTCTCTGTGTCGTGGCATCTGGTAATGAAAAAAAGTTGTTAGCGGATGGGTGGATATAG
- the rlmD gene encoding 23S rRNA (uracil(1939)-C(5))-methyltransferase RlmD gives MRFKKSSPPPKRNRSGTDRGTGRPHPQEMLEVDIEQLSHEVRGIARHRGKTLFVDNALPGEKVKARITASRAKFDEAVATEILEPAPIRQAPPCPHAAECGGCSLQHMAPTAQIEAKQHILLDQLQRFASAAPAEILPPLTGPDLGYRSKARLGLRYVKPKTGGRPELVFGFREKGSNNLTDISQCLVLPEAFSTLIPELKQLVKRCNTRRHISHIEVAIGEDATALVVRHLQPLTDDDHSLWLGFARDHGLQLYLQPGEEAHKAWPEDGAERLAYALPEFGVTLQFHPQDFIQVNFDINRKMVHTAVELLDLQPEDRVLDLFCGLGNFTLPIATRAREVVGVEGILELTRRGQENAAANGLNNIQFQAADLTADFTRSPWARGGFDKILLDPPRTGALEVVRNIGHFNASRIVYVSCNPATLARDTAELIQRGYRLSKAGVMDMFPHTTHVESIALFERQ, from the coding sequence ATGCGTTTCAAGAAATCATCACCTCCACCGAAAAGAAACCGCTCTGGCACTGATCGCGGCACCGGGCGCCCTCACCCCCAGGAAATGCTGGAAGTCGACATCGAACAGCTGAGTCACGAGGTGCGGGGCATTGCCCGCCACCGCGGCAAAACCCTGTTTGTGGACAACGCCCTGCCCGGGGAAAAGGTCAAAGCCCGTATTACTGCCAGTCGCGCCAAATTCGATGAGGCGGTGGCGACTGAAATCCTGGAGCCCGCGCCGATCCGCCAAGCGCCACCCTGCCCCCATGCAGCGGAGTGCGGTGGTTGCTCGCTGCAGCACATGGCGCCAACTGCGCAGATCGAGGCCAAGCAACATATCCTGCTGGACCAGCTGCAGCGTTTTGCCAGCGCGGCCCCGGCGGAGATTCTGCCTCCCCTGACCGGACCCGACCTCGGCTACCGCAGCAAGGCCCGTCTCGGTCTGCGCTACGTGAAACCCAAAACCGGCGGCAGGCCCGAGCTGGTATTCGGGTTTCGTGAAAAAGGCTCCAACAACCTTACAGATATCAGCCAGTGCCTGGTGCTGCCGGAGGCGTTCTCCACACTGATCCCGGAACTGAAACAACTGGTGAAGCGCTGCAACACCCGCCGCCACATCTCCCATATCGAAGTGGCCATCGGCGAAGACGCCACGGCACTGGTGGTGCGCCACCTGCAACCACTGACCGACGATGACCACAGCCTGTGGCTCGGTTTTGCCCGCGACCACGGCCTGCAGCTGTATTTGCAGCCCGGCGAAGAGGCCCACAAAGCGTGGCCCGAAGACGGTGCGGAGCGGCTCGCCTACGCCCTGCCGGAATTCGGCGTCACCCTGCAGTTCCACCCGCAGGACTTCATTCAGGTCAATTTCGACATCAACCGCAAAATGGTGCACACCGCCGTCGAGCTGCTGGATCTGCAGCCCGAAGACCGCGTGCTGGACCTGTTCTGCGGACTCGGCAACTTCACCCTCCCCATCGCCACCCGCGCGCGCGAAGTGGTGGGCGTGGAGGGCATCCTGGAACTCACCCGCCGCGGACAGGAGAACGCCGCCGCCAACGGCCTCAATAACATCCAGTTCCAGGCCGCCGACCTCACCGCCGACTTCACCCGCAGCCCCTGGGCCCGCGGTGGCTTCGACAAGATCCTGCTGGACCCACCGCGCACCGGCGCGCTGGAAGTGGTGCGCAATATCGGTCACTTCAACGCCAGCCGCATCGTCTACGTCTCCTGCAACCCGGCCACACTCGCACGGGATACTGCGGAACTAATCCAGCGCGGCTATCGTCTCAGTAAGGCAGGCGTAATGGATATGTTCCCCCACACCACCCATGTGGAATCCATTGCCCTGTTTGAACGGCAGTAA
- a CDS encoding sodium-dependent transporter, which produces MSAPRGQFSSNFGFLMAAAGSAVGLGNIWGFPTNVASNGGAAFVVVYLLLAFMLAYPVLMAELTIGRHARRNMVQALRGIATGPTSRAAGTVAGLAGIAVASLILSFYAIVAGWMVAHLADPFAQLVGASDTAQWLTGGSTARNFTFTAIFSGLTMLIIASGVEKGIERWSTLLMPALIILLLLLIAYVLTQPGAILGLEAYLIPDFSKLSPQLLLSAMGQAFFSLSLGVGTMLIYGSYLSKQESLPRLGALVTLIDVGIAFTAGLLILPAMYVAQEAGTQIFAESGELIAGPGLILQVLPALFDTMGTTGLFVAIAFFALMVIASLTSSISMLEVPVAFSIENLGLKRKPATLLMGAIIFGISSLIIFNFETLFGLVISISTEYGQPLLGVVLCVFAGWIWRKDQLLAELKKGHEDIEQTLFWKVWPWYVRIACPVLILAAFVQSIL; this is translated from the coding sequence ATGAGTGCACCGCGAGGACAGTTCAGTTCCAACTTCGGCTTTCTGATGGCCGCCGCCGGCTCTGCCGTCGGCCTCGGCAACATCTGGGGCTTCCCCACCAACGTAGCGTCCAACGGCGGGGCCGCGTTTGTGGTGGTGTATCTGCTGCTGGCGTTCATGCTCGCCTACCCGGTACTGATGGCGGAACTCACCATTGGCCGCCACGCGCGTCGCAATATGGTGCAGGCACTGCGCGGCATCGCCACCGGCCCCACCAGCCGTGCTGCCGGCACTGTTGCCGGTCTCGCCGGCATCGCGGTCGCCTCCCTGATTCTCAGCTTCTACGCCATTGTCGCCGGCTGGATGGTGGCACACCTCGCCGATCCCTTCGCGCAACTGGTCGGCGCCAGTGACACCGCCCAATGGCTCACCGGTGGCAGCACCGCGCGCAACTTTACCTTCACCGCCATCTTCAGCGGCCTCACCATGCTGATCATTGCCAGTGGTGTGGAAAAAGGCATCGAGCGCTGGTCTACCCTGCTGATGCCGGCACTGATCATTCTGTTACTGCTACTGATCGCCTACGTGCTCACCCAGCCCGGCGCCATACTGGGTCTGGAGGCCTACCTGATCCCGGACTTCAGCAAACTGTCACCGCAGCTGCTGCTGTCCGCCATGGGTCAGGCGTTCTTCTCCCTGTCGCTGGGTGTCGGCACTATGCTGATTTACGGCTCTTACCTGAGCAAACAGGAGAGCCTGCCGCGCCTCGGCGCCCTGGTGACCCTGATCGACGTGGGTATCGCGTTTACCGCCGGCCTGCTGATTCTGCCCGCCATGTATGTGGCGCAGGAAGCCGGCACCCAGATCTTTGCCGAGTCCGGTGAGTTGATTGCCGGCCCTGGCCTTATCCTGCAGGTTCTCCCCGCCCTGTTCGACACTATGGGTACCACTGGTCTGTTCGTGGCCATTGCCTTTTTTGCGCTGATGGTCATCGCCTCCCTTACCTCTTCCATCTCCATGCTGGAAGTACCGGTGGCCTTCTCCATCGAGAATCTCGGCCTCAAACGCAAACCCGCCACTCTGCTGATGGGCGCGATCATCTTCGGTATCAGCAGCCTGATCATCTTCAACTTCGAGACCCTGTTCGGCCTGGTCATCTCCATCAGCACCGAGTACGGACAACCACTGCTGGGGGTTGTCCTGTGCGTGTTTGCCGGCTGGATCTGGCGCAAGGACCAGCTACTGGCAGAGCTGAAAAAAGGGCACGAGGACATCGAGCAAACCCTGTTCTGGAAAGTCTGGCCCTGGTATGTGCGCATCGCCTGCCCGGTGCTGATCCTGGCGGCGTTTGTCCAGTCCATACTGTAA
- the smpB gene encoding SsrA-binding protein SmpB, protein MAKKKKAPASNTIALNKKAKHDYFIEEKFEAGLELQGWEVKSCREGKAQLTDSYVLFKDGQAWLLGARIQPLISASTHYVTEPDRTRRLLLNRKEIAKLMASVEQKGYTCVCTALYWKKHLIKCEIALAKGKALHDKRDTEKERDWNREKQRLMRHDHR, encoded by the coding sequence ATGGCAAAAAAGAAGAAAGCCCCGGCTTCCAACACCATCGCCCTGAACAAGAAGGCCAAGCACGACTATTTCATCGAGGAAAAGTTTGAGGCTGGCCTGGAGTTACAGGGCTGGGAAGTCAAATCCTGCCGCGAGGGCAAAGCCCAGCTCACCGACAGCTACGTCCTGTTCAAAGATGGGCAGGCGTGGCTGCTGGGCGCGCGCATCCAGCCGCTCATAAGTGCCTCTACCCACTATGTGACCGAACCGGACCGCACCCGCAGGCTGCTGTTGAACCGCAAGGAAATCGCCAAACTGATGGCCTCGGTCGAGCAGAAGGGCTACACCTGTGTGTGCACCGCGCTCTACTGGAAAAAGCACCTGATCAAGTGCGAAATCGCGCTGGCCAAGGGCAAGGCCCTGCACGACAAACGCGATACCGAGAAAGAGCGCGACTGGAACCGCGAGAAGCAGCGCCTGATGCGCCACGATCACCGCTGA
- a CDS encoding sodium-dependent transporter: protein MSAAREHFGSRIGFILAAAGSAVGIGNLVSFPVAATKSGGGAFLLVYALFVFLICLPVMMAELALGRRTDKDPVGAYRQLSGGSKLWRIPGWLALITPFMIAVFYMVVTVWVLGYMVEIFKGNLDTLATEAYFGEFINSKTVFIYLIVLMAIINGVLSLGVKDGIERAAKTLMPILFIMLVALVLFVLTQENALLGVKYYLIPDFAKLNAEVVSKAMAQAFFSLSLGMGIMITYGSYMKKRDSIPGSAKAVALTDTLVAFTAGLLILPSVFHFNPQIDPTTLSDSSAGMIFLFLPKIFLSLQSSIGYFGASAIAAAFFFLVFVAALTSLVSIIEVPIATLRDERGMSRKQAITTLAVVQFVLAALCAMSFGMADWLTQFVKIAGSDKSFFDLVEILFYDTILPLNGLLVCLFVIYKWKRANFDQELTEGDSGFAGSLSQKYVNFALGTFIPVILLLIFINTVALKFFGTSFI from the coding sequence ATGTCCGCAGCAAGAGAACATTTTGGATCCCGAATCGGCTTCATTCTGGCCGCCGCAGGTTCCGCAGTCGGTATCGGCAACCTGGTATCTTTCCCGGTGGCTGCCACCAAAAGTGGCGGCGGTGCTTTCCTGCTGGTTTACGCGCTGTTTGTATTCCTGATCTGCCTGCCGGTCATGATGGCGGAACTGGCCCTCGGCCGCAGAACCGATAAAGATCCCGTGGGCGCCTATCGCCAGCTTTCCGGCGGTTCAAAACTGTGGCGTATCCCCGGCTGGCTCGCGCTGATCACCCCTTTTATGATCGCCGTCTTTTATATGGTGGTCACCGTGTGGGTACTGGGTTACATGGTGGAGATCTTCAAGGGGAACCTGGATACCCTCGCCACCGAGGCCTACTTCGGCGAATTCATTAACTCCAAAACGGTGTTCATCTATCTGATCGTGCTGATGGCCATTATCAATGGCGTCCTCTCCCTCGGGGTCAAAGACGGTATTGAGCGCGCCGCCAAGACCCTGATGCCAATCCTGTTCATCATGCTGGTCGCGCTCGTATTGTTTGTGCTCACTCAGGAAAATGCGCTGCTGGGCGTGAAGTATTACCTGATTCCCGACTTTGCCAAGCTCAATGCGGAAGTGGTCAGCAAGGCCATGGCACAGGCGTTTTTCTCCCTGTCGCTCGGCATGGGCATCATGATTACCTACGGTTCTTACATGAAGAAACGGGATTCCATTCCCGGGTCTGCCAAGGCGGTTGCCCTCACCGACACACTGGTGGCGTTTACCGCCGGCCTGCTGATTCTGCCGAGCGTGTTCCACTTTAACCCGCAGATCGACCCCACTACCCTGAGTGACTCCTCCGCCGGCATGATCTTCCTGTTCCTGCCGAAAATATTCCTGTCACTGCAGAGCAGCATTGGCTATTTTGGCGCCAGCGCCATCGCTGCAGCCTTCTTCTTCCTGGTGTTTGTGGCCGCGTTAACCTCTCTGGTTTCCATCATTGAGGTCCCCATCGCCACCCTGCGCGATGAGCGCGGTATGAGCCGCAAACAGGCCATCACCACCCTGGCGGTGGTACAGTTTGTGCTGGCCGCGCTCTGCGCCATGTCTTTCGGTATGGCCGACTGGCTGACCCAGTTCGTGAAGATTGCCGGCAGCGATAAATCCTTCTTCGATCTGGTAGAAATCCTGTTTTACGATACCATTCTGCCCCTCAATGGCCTGCTGGTATGCCTCTTCGTGATCTACAAGTGGAAGCGGGCCAATTTCGACCAGGAGCTGACCGAGGGAGACAGCGGCTTTGCCGGCTCCCTGTCGCAGAAGTACGTGAACTTCGCACTCGGCACCTTCATTCCCGTAATTCTGCTGCTGATCTTCATCAACACCGTTGCCCTGAAGTTCTTCGGCACCAGCTTCATCTGA
- a CDS encoding type II toxin-antitoxin system RatA family toxin produces MTKIERSALVMFSAEQMFDLVNDVGSYPQFLPGCRGAEVLHQDQNILEARLDLARAGITQSFVTRNSLERPERMTLTLVDGPFSRFNGVWTFTPLAENACKVGFILEFAVSNRLLGAAVGKLFGGIANQMVDAMCERAGKIYGERQSGDKG; encoded by the coding sequence ATGACAAAAATTGAACGCAGTGCGCTGGTGATGTTCAGTGCGGAACAGATGTTTGATCTGGTGAATGATGTGGGCAGTTACCCGCAGTTTCTGCCCGGTTGTCGCGGTGCGGAAGTACTTCACCAGGATCAAAACATACTCGAAGCGCGGCTGGACCTCGCCCGAGCCGGTATCACCCAAAGCTTTGTTACCCGCAACAGCCTGGAGCGTCCCGAGAGAATGACGCTTACGCTGGTCGATGGTCCATTCAGCCGTTTCAACGGCGTTTGGACGTTTACCCCACTTGCGGAAAATGCGTGCAAGGTCGGTTTTATCCTGGAGTTTGCCGTAAGTAATCGCCTGCTGGGGGCGGCGGTAGGGAAATTGTTTGGGGGCATCGCCAATCAGATGGTTGATGCCATGTGCGAGCGGGCCGGGAAAATTTATGGCGAGAGACAAAGCGGAGATAAAGGATGA
- a CDS encoding RnfH family protein, translating to MTSQKTIAVEVVYALPHEQRLISMLVEPGTTALRALELSGIPREYPEVDPATARLGIFGQALGTKGLAAAAEYVLQPGDRVEVYRPLIADPKEARKQRAEKAKRQAGSE from the coding sequence ATGACCAGCCAGAAAACCATCGCGGTGGAAGTTGTGTACGCGCTGCCCCATGAGCAGCGGTTGATCAGTATGCTGGTGGAGCCGGGCACCACCGCGCTGCGGGCGCTGGAGCTCTCCGGTATCCCGCGGGAATACCCCGAGGTAGACCCAGCGACAGCCCGGCTTGGGATTTTTGGTCAGGCTTTGGGCACCAAGGGATTGGCGGCGGCTGCGGAGTATGTACTGCAGCCGGGGGATCGAGTGGAAGTGTACCGCCCGCTGATCGCGGACCCCAAGGAGGCGCGCAAACAGCGGGCGGAAAAAGCAAAGCGTCAGGCCGGTAGCGAATAA
- a CDS encoding outer membrane protein assembly factor BamE: MPSVVRILLIAGLCGLATACSLFKFPGVHRIQVQQGNIVTQEMVDQLKPGMTRRQVRFVLGTPLVEDTFNPNRWDYINRVREPDGEESQKRFTVYFNGDQLIETSGDWQPAGWP, from the coding sequence ATGCCATCCGTTGTACGAATCCTGCTGATCGCGGGCCTGTGTGGTCTCGCTACTGCCTGTAGCCTGTTCAAGTTTCCCGGAGTGCACCGTATCCAGGTCCAGCAGGGCAATATCGTCACCCAGGAGATGGTGGATCAGCTGAAGCCGGGGATGACCCGCCGCCAGGTGCGTTTTGTCCTGGGCACACCGCTTGTAGAAGACACATTCAATCCCAACCGCTGGGATTACATCAATCGCGTGCGCGAACCCGATGGCGAGGAGTCCCAGAAACGCTTCACGGTCTATTTCAACGGAGACCAGCTGATCGAGACCAGTGGCGACTGGCAGCCCGCCGGCTGGCCCTGA
- the fur gene encoding ferric iron uptake transcriptional regulator, with protein sequence MLNENQELRKAGLKVTLPRVKILQLLEGASDQHLSAEDVYKMLLDAGEDVGLATVYRVLTQFESAGLVMRHNFDGGHSVFELDRGDHHDHMVCTDTGDVIEFHNEKIEELQHQIAEEHGYELTGHSLVLYVKKKGG encoded by the coding sequence ATGTTGAATGAAAATCAGGAACTGCGTAAGGCTGGCCTCAAGGTCACACTGCCGCGAGTCAAAATTCTACAGCTGCTGGAAGGCGCGAGCGACCAGCACCTGAGTGCCGAGGATGTGTACAAGATGCTGCTGGACGCTGGCGAAGATGTGGGGTTGGCTACAGTGTACCGGGTGCTGACGCAGTTCGAGAGTGCAGGCTTGGTCATGCGCCACAATTTCGATGGCGGCCACTCCGTATTTGAGCTTGATCGCGGTGATCACCACGACCATATGGTGTGCACCGACACCGGAGATGTCATCGAATTTCACAATGAAAAAATCGAGGAGCTGCAGCATCAGATTGCTGAAGAGCACGGTTACGAGCTCACCGGCCACAGCCTGGTGTTGTATGTGAAAAAGAAGGGCGGTTGA
- a CDS encoding 1-acyl-sn-glycerol-3-phosphate acyltransferase — protein MQTTIFNTPILTPCLRLLARALLKLHGWKVVADERALRLKKYVLLAAPHTSNWDGYFFILAALKLKVNPQWMGKDKLFQFPLGATMRWFGGIAVDRSKSNNLVEATVNQYKSREELVIAVPPEGTRGKAERWKTGFYHIARGAAVPVVCGFIDFAKKEAGLGPVMEMSENLAKELARFGSYYATKVGKYPEDYTAPV, from the coding sequence ATGCAGACAACCATATTCAACACCCCCATTCTCACTCCCTGCCTGCGCCTTCTGGCGCGCGCGCTTCTCAAATTGCACGGCTGGAAGGTCGTCGCCGACGAGCGCGCACTGCGCCTGAAAAAGTATGTGCTGCTGGCAGCCCCTCACACCTCCAACTGGGACGGGTACTTTTTCATCCTCGCGGCACTGAAACTGAAGGTGAACCCGCAGTGGATGGGCAAAGACAAGCTGTTCCAGTTCCCCCTGGGTGCCACCATGCGCTGGTTTGGCGGCATCGCCGTGGATCGCAGCAAGTCCAATAACCTGGTGGAGGCCACCGTAAACCAGTACAAATCACGGGAAGAACTCGTGATCGCCGTTCCGCCGGAAGGTACCCGCGGCAAGGCCGAGCGCTGGAAGACGGGTTTCTACCATATCGCCCGCGGCGCGGCGGTACCGGTAGTGTGCGGTTTTATCGACTTCGCCAAGAAGGAAGCCGGTCTCGGACCGGTGATGGAAATGAGCGAGAACCTGGCAAAGGAACTCGCGCGCTTCGGCAGCTATTACGCCACCAAGGTGGGCAAGTACCCGGAAGACTACACCGCGCCGGTGTAA